A region from the Pseudomonas sp. KU26590 genome encodes:
- a CDS encoding SLC13 family permease produces MTPLFLMIVAGAGIALLLLLVLKYKFQPFVALMLVSIIVALVAGVKPADLVATIEGGMGKTLGHIAIIIALGAMIGRIIELSGGAEALAKTLINRFGNRRTPLALTVAGFMVGIPVFFEVGVIILMPLAYGVARAARKPLLIFALPMCAALLSVHAFLPPHPGAVAAAGQLGADLGRVLMFGLPIVAVLCLIGYLIAGRITRKTYPMTDDIRSEVYGPHITNQDLVAWANNDYSTTSEAAHAQVLGLEENASSLAARLPKAPAPGAGIIIALILLPIILILLGTLATTLLPADSMLRSVLTVLGAPLVALLIDTLLCAWLLGSRRGWSRSQVSDVVGSALPGVAMVILIAGAGGVFGKVLVDTGIGAVVSEALRNTGLPVLALGFLLTLLLRAVQGSTTVALVTTAGILSPLIATLNLSANHMALLCLAMGGGGLAMSHINDAGYWMFTKLAGLNVADGLRTWTFLVTILGTLGFLMTLLLWPFV; encoded by the coding sequence ATGACTCCTCTATTCCTCATGATCGTCGCCGGAGCCGGCATTGCGCTGTTGCTGCTTCTGGTCCTGAAATACAAGTTCCAACCGTTCGTGGCGCTGATGCTGGTCAGCATTATCGTGGCGCTGGTGGCCGGGGTTAAACCGGCCGATCTGGTAGCGACCATCGAAGGCGGCATGGGCAAAACCCTCGGCCACATCGCGATCATCATTGCCCTTGGCGCCATGATCGGCCGCATCATCGAACTGTCCGGCGGCGCCGAGGCGCTGGCCAAGACGCTGATCAACCGCTTCGGCAACCGGCGCACGCCGCTGGCCCTGACCGTCGCGGGTTTCATGGTCGGCATTCCGGTGTTCTTCGAAGTGGGCGTGATCATCCTCATGCCGCTGGCCTATGGCGTCGCCCGTGCCGCGCGTAAACCGCTGCTGATTTTCGCGCTGCCCATGTGCGCCGCGCTGCTGTCGGTACACGCCTTCCTCCCGCCACACCCGGGCGCAGTCGCAGCGGCCGGTCAGCTGGGCGCGGACCTGGGTCGCGTGTTGATGTTCGGGCTGCCGATCGTTGCTGTGTTGTGCCTGATCGGCTACCTGATTGCCGGTCGCATCACCCGCAAGACCTACCCGATGACAGATGATATTCGGAGCGAAGTCTACGGTCCGCACATCACCAACCAGGATCTGGTGGCGTGGGCGAACAATGATTACTCAACGACCTCCGAAGCGGCACACGCCCAGGTGCTGGGCCTGGAAGAAAACGCCAGCAGCCTGGCGGCACGTCTGCCAAAAGCGCCGGCGCCGGGCGCAGGGATCATCATCGCGCTGATTCTGCTGCCGATCATTCTGATCCTGCTGGGCACGCTGGCGACCACCCTGCTGCCCGCCGACTCAATGCTGCGCAGCGTGCTGACCGTTCTCGGCGCGCCGCTGGTAGCCTTGCTGATCGACACGTTGCTGTGCGCCTGGCTGCTGGGTTCACGCCGTGGCTGGAGTCGCAGCCAGGTGTCCGATGTCGTGGGCTCGGCATTGCCCGGCGTAGCGATGGTGATTTTGATTGCAGGTGCTGGCGGCGTGTTCGGCAAAGTGCTGGTGGATACCGGTATCGGCGCGGTGGTCTCCGAAGCGCTGCGCAACACCGGGCTGCCGGTTCTCGCACTGGGCTTTCTGCTGACGCTGCTGTTGCGTGCCGTACAGGGCTCGACCACAGTGGCGCTGGTGACCACGGCCGGCATTCTCAGCCCGCTGATCGCCACGCTGAACCTGAGCGCCAACCACATGGCCCTGCTCTGCCTGGCCATGGGCGGTGGCGGTCTGGCGATGTCGCACATCAACGATGCCGGTTACTGGATGTTCACCAAACTGGCGGGCCTCAACGTTGCCGACGGCCTGCGCACCTGGACCTTCTTGGTGACCATTCTGGGCACCCTCGGTTTCTTGATGACGCTGCTGCTCTGGCCTTTCGTCTAA
- a CDS encoding aldolase, giving the protein MSNVTSSSVSAENKQREEICAIGRLLFGRGYTVGSAGNISARLDDGWLITPTDACLGRLDPDAIAKVNLAGEWVSGDKPSKTLALHRQVYDRNPGVGGVVHTHSTHLVALTLAGVWKPDDILPPITPYQVMKVGHIPLIAYERPGSPNVADQVAKLANSVRGVMLERLGPVIWESSVAKASYALEELEETARLWLMSNPKPEPLDAAALEELRQTFGVNW; this is encoded by the coding sequence ATGAGCAACGTAACCAGCAGTTCAGTGAGCGCCGAAAACAAACAGCGTGAAGAAATCTGCGCCATCGGCCGCCTGCTGTTTGGGCGCGGCTATACCGTCGGCAGCGCTGGCAACATCAGCGCGCGCCTCGACGACGGCTGGCTGATCACGCCAACCGACGCCTGCCTGGGGCGTCTCGATCCTGATGCCATCGCCAAGGTCAATCTGGCCGGCGAATGGGTCTCCGGCGACAAGCCGTCGAAGACGCTGGCCCTGCATCGTCAGGTCTACGACCGCAATCCTGGCGTCGGCGGCGTGGTGCACACCCACTCGACGCATCTGGTCGCGCTGACACTGGCCGGCGTCTGGAAACCGGACGACATCCTCCCGCCCATCACGCCGTATCAAGTGATGAAAGTTGGGCACATTCCGTTGATTGCTTACGAACGCCCCGGCTCGCCGAACGTCGCCGATCAAGTGGCGAAACTGGCGAACAGCGTGCGCGGCGTAATGCTTGAGCGGCTAGGCCCGGTGATCTGGGAAAGCTCGGTCGCCAAGGCTTCTTATGCGCTGGAAGAGCTGGAGGAGACGGCTCGCCTCTGGCTGATGAGCAACCCCAAACCTGAACCGCTGGACGCAGCGGCGCTGGAAGAACTGCGCCAGACGTTTGGCGTGAACTGGTAA
- the otnK gene encoding 3-oxo-tetronate kinase encodes MSTTTPRPLLGCIADDFTGATDLANMLVRGGMRTVQSIGIPSADSLAELDADAIVIALKSRTTPAAEAVEESLAALQWLRDQGCEQIFFKYCSTFDSTAKGNIGQVSEALLKALNSDFTLACPAFPENGRTIFRGHLFVQDQLLSECGMQNHPLTPMTDANLVRVLQSQTTQKVGLLRYDSIARGVDGVRARIEELRAEGVVMAVADALSDADLYTLGEACADLPLLTGGSGLALGLPGNFRKAGKLRDIDAAKLEHVDGGEVVLAGSASVATNGQVAAWLEANRPALRIDPLALAEGKSVVADALAFARDAGQTVLIYATSSPEEVKAVQQKLGVERAGALVEDALGQIARGLLEAGVKRFVVAGGETSGAVVQALGVSLLKIGAQIDPGVPATISSGAMPLALALKSGNFGGRDFFDKALKQLAGDAR; translated from the coding sequence ATGAGCACCACGACTCCGCGCCCTCTGTTGGGCTGCATTGCCGATGACTTCACCGGCGCCACCGACCTGGCCAACATGCTGGTGCGGGGCGGCATGCGCACCGTGCAAAGCATTGGTATCCCGAGCGCCGACAGCCTGGCTGAACTGGATGCCGACGCCATCGTTATCGCGCTGAAATCCCGTACCACGCCGGCCGCAGAAGCCGTTGAAGAATCCCTCGCCGCGCTGCAATGGCTGCGTGATCAGGGCTGTGAGCAGATCTTCTTCAAGTACTGCTCGACGTTCGATTCTACCGCCAAAGGCAACATCGGCCAGGTGAGCGAAGCGCTGCTCAAGGCGCTGAACAGCGACTTCACCCTGGCCTGCCCGGCGTTCCCGGAAAACGGTCGCACAATTTTCCGTGGTCACTTGTTCGTGCAGGACCAACTGCTCAGCGAATGCGGCATGCAAAACCATCCGCTGACGCCGATGACCGATGCCAATCTGGTCCGCGTGCTGCAATCACAGACCACGCAAAAAGTGGGCTTGCTGCGCTACGACAGCATCGCCAGAGGCGTCGATGGCGTGCGTGCGCGCATCGAAGAGCTGCGTGCAGAGGGCGTGGTCATGGCAGTTGCCGACGCGCTGTCTGACGCTGATTTGTACACGCTGGGCGAAGCCTGCGCCGACCTGCCGCTGCTCACCGGCGGCTCGGGTCTGGCGCTGGGCTTGCCGGGCAATTTCCGCAAAGCGGGCAAGTTGCGTGACATCGACGCGGCGAAGCTTGAGCACGTCGACGGCGGCGAAGTGGTATTGGCGGGCAGCGCATCGGTCGCCACCAACGGTCAGGTTGCCGCCTGGCTTGAGGCTAACCGACCGGCCTTGCGCATTGATCCATTGGCATTGGCTGAGGGCAAATCTGTGGTGGCAGACGCATTGGCGTTCGCCCGCGATGCCGGGCAAACCGTATTGATCTACGCCACCAGCAGCCCGGAAGAAGTCAAAGCCGTGCAGCAAAAACTGGGTGTTGAACGTGCCGGCGCGCTGGTCGAAGACGCGCTGGGGCAGATCGCTCGCGGCCTGCTGGAGGCGGGCGTGAAACGCTTTGTCGTCGCCGGCGGCGAAACCTCCGGCGCCGTGGTTCAGGCCTTGGGCGTGAGCCTGCTGAAGATCGGCGCGCAGATCGACCCGGGGGTTCCGGCGACCATCAGCAGCGGCGCGATGCCTCTGGCTCTGGCGCTGAAGTCCGGAAATTTCGGTGGCCGCGACTTCTTCGACAAAGCCCTCAAGCAACTGGCGGGGGATGCCCGATGA
- the ltnD gene encoding L-threonate dehydrogenase, producing the protein MNNKNVGVIGLGAMGLGIARSLLRSGFNVHACDVRAAVTEQFASEGGVACESPATMAAACDVIITVVVNAEQTETVLFGDNGAVAALRPGSLIIGCATVAPTFAIELGQRLTEKGLLYLDAPISGGAAKAAAGEMTMMTSGPADSYAKADAILNGMAGKVYRLGDVHGLGSKVKIINQLLAGVHIAASAEAMALGLREGVDADALYEVITNSAGNSWMFENRVPHILKADYTPLSAVDIFVKDLGLVLDTARASKFPLPLSSTAHQMFMQASTAGFGREDDSAVIKIFPGIELPTAKPENN; encoded by the coding sequence ATGAATAACAAGAATGTCGGCGTCATTGGTCTGGGTGCGATGGGCCTGGGCATTGCGCGCTCCCTGCTGCGCAGCGGCTTCAACGTTCATGCCTGTGACGTGCGCGCTGCCGTGACCGAGCAATTCGCCAGCGAAGGCGGCGTTGCCTGTGAATCTCCTGCGACTATGGCCGCTGCCTGCGACGTGATCATCACCGTCGTGGTCAATGCCGAGCAGACCGAAACCGTATTGTTCGGCGACAACGGCGCAGTCGCCGCTCTGCGCCCGGGCAGCCTGATCATTGGTTGCGCTACGGTCGCACCGACCTTCGCCATCGAACTGGGTCAGCGCCTCACCGAAAAAGGCCTTCTTTACCTCGACGCGCCGATCTCCGGCGGCGCGGCCAAGGCAGCCGCTGGCGAGATGACCATGATGACCTCCGGCCCGGCTGATTCCTACGCCAAGGCCGATGCGATCCTCAACGGCATGGCGGGCAAGGTGTATCGCCTGGGCGACGTTCATGGCCTGGGTTCGAAAGTCAAAATCATCAATCAGCTGCTGGCCGGCGTACACATCGCCGCCAGCGCCGAAGCCATGGCCCTGGGCCTGCGCGAAGGCGTAGACGCGGACGCGCTGTACGAAGTGATCACCAACAGCGCCGGTAACTCGTGGATGTTCGAGAACCGCGTACCGCACATTCTCAAGGCGGACTACACGCCGCTGTCGGCCGTGGACATCTTCGTCAAAGACCTGGGCCTGGTGCTGGATACCGCCCGCGCCAGCAAATTCCCGCTGCCGCTGTCGTCCACCGCCCACCAGATGTTCATGCAAGCCTCCACCGCTGGCTTTGGTCGTGAGGATGACTCCGCCGTGATCAAGATTTTCCCGGGCATCGAACTGCCGACCGCCAAGCCTGAAAACAACTGA
- a CDS encoding DeoR/GlpR family DNA-binding transcription regulator — protein sequence MSSEEDATLSGAAPMIPDQRRELMLRQLRKHQVLSVHQLMEMFDCSHMTVRRDIALLEQSGRAYSVTGGVRIASQVHSEPSHQSKAVVELPHKQAMAKLAASLLHPEMTVYLDAGTSTLEIVPHIVALAGMTVVTNDFGVVNALADATHVDVIHTGGLLDHPNRSCVGGLAAATLRQLATDVAFMSTSSWDLQRGTTTPSALKVEVKQAAMQSASRTVLLTTSTKYGTFGMYKVAGLEQFDTIISDDRLAHGAADSIRGLGVELMLASMDQPS from the coding sequence ATGTCCAGCGAAGAAGACGCCACCCTCAGTGGCGCAGCGCCGATGATCCCCGATCAGCGCCGGGAGTTGATGCTGCGTCAGTTGCGCAAGCATCAGGTGCTCAGCGTGCATCAGCTCATGGAAATGTTCGACTGCTCGCACATGACCGTTCGCCGCGACATTGCGCTGCTTGAGCAAAGTGGCCGTGCCTATTCGGTGACCGGCGGGGTACGCATCGCCAGTCAGGTTCACAGCGAGCCCAGTCACCAGTCCAAGGCAGTGGTAGAGCTGCCGCACAAACAGGCGATGGCGAAACTGGCCGCCAGCCTGCTGCACCCCGAGATGACCGTGTACCTGGACGCCGGCACCAGCACGCTGGAAATCGTCCCGCACATTGTTGCGCTGGCGGGGATGACAGTGGTCACCAACGATTTCGGCGTGGTCAATGCACTCGCCGATGCGACCCATGTGGATGTGATTCACACCGGCGGCTTGCTGGACCACCCGAACCGGTCCTGTGTCGGCGGGCTGGCAGCGGCGACGTTGCGGCAGCTGGCAACCGACGTGGCGTTCATGTCGACCAGCTCATGGGATCTGCAGCGAGGCACGACCACGCCCTCTGCGCTGAAGGTTGAGGTCAAGCAGGCGGCCATGCAGTCGGCCTCGCGCACGGTATTGCTGACCACCAGCACGAAATACGGCACGTTCGGCATGTACAAGGTCGCCGGTCTGGAGCAGTTCGACACGATCATCAGCGACGACCGCCTCGCCCACGGCGCTGCGGACAGCATTCGCGGGCTGGGGGTTGAATTGATGTTGGCGTCGATGGATCAGCCAAGCTAA
- a CDS encoding MAPEG family protein yields MTVAFWCVLIVILLPIGCAGIAKFSSGKFSARHNHDPRDFLDRLEGLPRRAHNAQLNSFEAIPGFAAGVIIAHVAGVAQLVTIDVLAVLFVTSRLLYIIFYLADLAALRSLAWIVGMGLVIALFGVSV; encoded by the coding sequence ATGACCGTTGCTTTTTGGTGCGTGTTGATCGTGATTCTGTTGCCGATAGGGTGCGCTGGCATTGCCAAGTTCAGCAGCGGCAAATTCAGTGCACGGCACAATCATGATCCCCGGGACTTTCTCGACCGCCTCGAAGGCCTCCCGCGGCGCGCCCACAACGCGCAGCTCAATAGTTTTGAAGCGATTCCCGGGTTTGCCGCTGGCGTAATCATCGCCCACGTCGCCGGTGTCGCGCAGTTGGTCACGATCGACGTACTCGCCGTGCTGTTCGTGACCAGTCGCCTGCTCTACATCATCTTTTATCTGGCGGATCTCGCGGCGTTGCGTTCGCTGGCCTGGATCGTCGGGATGGGGCTGGTGATTGCGCTGTTTGGCGTTTCAGTTTGA
- a CDS encoding DUF1090 domain-containing protein — MKFLSSLFAFTACGFLAAPVFAAEQAPEPSGCAAKRQDIATQIENAKAAGNTDQQAGLQKALSALNANCTDVDVVKQQEQKVLDAKREVSRRQADLNKAMSKGDPEKIDKRKDKLAESRKELQAEQEKLEKVQPDEDDE; from the coding sequence ATGAAATTCCTGTCATCCCTTTTTGCATTCACCGCGTGCGGGTTTCTGGCCGCGCCCGTGTTTGCAGCCGAGCAGGCGCCGGAACCGTCCGGATGCGCCGCCAAGCGCCAGGACATCGCCACTCAGATTGAGAACGCCAAGGCGGCGGGCAATACCGATCAACAGGCCGGGCTGCAAAAAGCCCTGAGCGCGTTGAACGCCAACTGCACCGACGTCGACGTGGTCAAGCAGCAGGAACAGAAGGTGCTGGATGCCAAGCGCGAAGTCAGCCGTCGCCAGGCGGATCTGAACAAGGCCATGAGCAAAGGCGATCCCGAGAAAATCGACAAGCGTAAAGACAAGCTGGCCGAATCTCGCAAGGAACTGCAGGCCGAGCAGGAAAAGCTGGAGAAGGTTCAGCCTGACGAGGATGACGAGTAA
- the ligB gene encoding NAD-dependent DNA ligase LigB: MLLSLRALSFIALPLFAFNAVAQTCPDWPPAKARNEILALQNQITQWDDSYHRQGVSLVADELYDQSVQRLADLRGCFAATPASPSNPLKTARGPVAHPIPHTGLTKLPGEAAVQAWLEGRSDLWIQPKVDGVAVTLVYVDGKLVSAISRGDGIFGQDWTGHAHQIEAIPRHLAWEKTVILQGELYWKLTDHVQADAGSLNARSKAAGLLARHAISEQEGANLGLFVWDWPEGPSDMTARLAGLRAMGFEDSARFSEPLEGFTQAKNWREHWYRSALPFATDGVVIRQGERPSAERWQAKAPYWIAAWKYPFAQALAEVRKVHFNVGRSGKITPVLDIEPVRLDDRMITRISVGSLKRWQDMDIRPGDQVAISLAGLTIPRLDEVVSRSVDRAPLHVPRAEDFHSLSCWQPVEGCESQFRERLKWLSGKKGLALSGVGPGTWDKLIQAGQVGSLLDWLTLDGAQLANIPGLGERSSAKLLASFQAAREKPFVVWLKAIGLPPATGVDLGESWAALASRSVEQWQVEPGIGSGRAKQLHAFFQEPQVQALSRQLRDEGINGF, encoded by the coding sequence ATGCTGCTCTCTCTCCGCGCGCTCTCTTTTATCGCACTCCCTCTATTCGCCTTTAACGCCGTCGCGCAGACCTGCCCCGACTGGCCACCGGCAAAAGCCCGAAATGAAATCCTTGCGCTGCAAAATCAGATCACCCAATGGGACGACAGTTATCACCGCCAGGGCGTGTCTCTGGTCGCCGATGAGCTTTATGACCAATCCGTTCAGCGACTCGCCGACCTGCGCGGCTGTTTCGCCGCCACTCCGGCATCGCCCTCCAATCCGCTGAAAACCGCGCGCGGTCCTGTCGCGCATCCCATCCCCCACACGGGCCTGACGAAATTGCCGGGCGAGGCCGCCGTGCAGGCGTGGCTCGAAGGTCGAAGTGATCTGTGGATTCAGCCGAAGGTGGACGGCGTGGCGGTCACGCTGGTGTATGTCGACGGCAAACTGGTGAGCGCCATCAGCCGGGGCGACGGGATCTTCGGCCAGGACTGGACTGGGCATGCTCACCAGATCGAGGCAATTCCTCGCCATCTCGCGTGGGAAAAGACCGTGATCCTTCAGGGCGAGCTGTATTGGAAGCTGACAGATCACGTTCAGGCCGACGCCGGCAGTCTGAACGCTCGCAGCAAAGCGGCCGGCTTGCTGGCGCGTCACGCGATTAGCGAGCAGGAAGGCGCGAATCTCGGGCTGTTCGTCTGGGATTGGCCGGAGGGCCCGTCGGACATGACCGCGAGACTGGCAGGGCTCAGGGCCATGGGTTTCGAGGACAGCGCGCGCTTCAGCGAGCCGTTGGAGGGTTTCACTCAGGCAAAGAACTGGCGAGAGCACTGGTACCGCTCGGCGCTGCCGTTTGCCACCGATGGCGTGGTTATCCGGCAGGGAGAGCGTCCATCGGCCGAACGCTGGCAGGCAAAAGCGCCTTACTGGATCGCGGCCTGGAAGTACCCGTTCGCGCAGGCGCTGGCGGAGGTGCGCAAGGTTCATTTCAACGTCGGGCGCAGCGGCAAGATTACGCCCGTGCTGGACATTGAGCCTGTGCGACTGGATGACCGCATGATCACGCGCATCAGCGTGGGCTCCCTGAAGCGCTGGCAGGACATGGACATTCGGCCTGGGGATCAGGTGGCAATCAGCTTGGCCGGGCTGACGATTCCGCGCCTGGATGAGGTGGTGTCGCGCAGCGTTGATCGTGCGCCGCTGCATGTGCCGCGAGCGGAGGATTTTCATTCGCTGAGTTGCTGGCAGCCGGTCGAGGGCTGCGAAAGCCAGTTCCGCGAGCGGCTGAAATGGCTGAGCGGAAAGAAGGGATTGGCGCTCAGCGGCGTAGGACCGGGCACGTGGGACAAGTTGATTCAGGCAGGGCAAGTGGGCAGTTTGTTGGACTGGCTGACCCTCGACGGTGCACAGCTTGCTAACATTCCCGGCCTGGGCGAGCGCAGCAGCGCTAAACTGCTGGCAAGTTTTCAGGCCGCACGTGAAAAACCGTTTGTGGTGTGGCTCAAAGCTATCGGTTTACCGCCGGCCACCGGCGTTGATCTGGGCGAGTCCTGGGCGGCGCTCGCTTCCCGCAGCGTTGAGCAATGGCAGGTCGAACCCGGCATAGGCTCGGGACGTGCGAAGCAGTTACATGCATTTTTTCAAGAGCCGCAGGTGCAGGCGTTGAGCAGGCAGTTGCGAGACGAAGGCATCAACGGTTTTTAG